A portion of the Bifidobacterium bifidum ATCC 29521 = JCM 1255 = DSM 20456 genome contains these proteins:
- a CDS encoding SEL1-like repeat protein — translation MPGCTEKFSNPRDARCRFWRTDASQTRNCGIDTNFPYDAHAARESATRVARHARIALHECQSAPLYFSDPLTIVLSNPGVSRLSEAQIARISPVGIGHANEAEAGVPYYDDIFDEDDECTTADISDPDGSIALGLGGIYYEEGMHYTATSERQKRVDCFRAAEILYRHAAGRGNAIGWLCLGYVYAYDRCEGRYFRSYYNNFGEVSPKPDTDVLAYECFRHAAEAGIAEGCYKLGDVLAEGRGCAADHAKALDMFLREYMCDGYCGRHILHEIHD, via the coding sequence TTGCCCGGCTGCACCGAGAAGTTCTCGAATCCGCGCGACGCACGCTGCCGGTTCTGGAGAACCGACGCTTCGCAGACCCGCAATTGCGGGATTGACACAAATTTCCCGTATGACGCGCATGCGGCCCGGGAATCGGCCACACGCGTCGCACGACACGCCCGGATTGCGCTGCACGAATGTCAAAGTGCACCGTTGTACTTCAGTGATCCCCTGACGATTGTGCTGAGCAATCCGGGCGTGTCGCGCTTGTCGGAAGCGCAAATCGCGCGAATCAGCCCGGTCGGCATCGGTCATGCGAACGAGGCGGAAGCGGGCGTGCCGTACTACGACGATATCTTCGATGAAGACGACGAATGCACCACGGCCGACATCAGCGATCCGGACGGGTCGATTGCTCTGGGCCTCGGCGGCATATACTACGAGGAGGGCATGCACTATACCGCCACATCGGAACGGCAGAAGCGGGTCGACTGTTTCAGAGCCGCCGAGATCCTTTACCGGCACGCGGCCGGCCGCGGCAATGCGATCGGATGGCTGTGCCTGGGGTACGTGTACGCGTACGACCGCTGCGAGGGTAGATACTTCCGCTCGTATTACAACAATTTCGGCGAAGTTTCACCCAAACCGGATACGGACGTTTTGGCATACGAGTGCTTTCGTCATGCGGCCGAAGCGGGGATCGCGGAGGGCTGCTACAAGCTGGGAGACGTGCTGGCCGAGGGCAGAGGCTGTGCGGCTGATCATGCGAAGGCGCTCGACATGTTCCTGCGGGAGTACATGTGTGACGGATATTGCGGCAGGCACATTTTACACGAAATACATGATTGA
- a CDS encoding Eco57I restriction-modification methylase domain-containing protein — protein sequence MKFDYIIGNPPYQMEDGGAGASATPVYNKFIDAVKELDPSVLSLIIPAKWYSGGKGLDQFRQEMLNDSHIRRLADYTNSLDVFPDADIAGGVCIFVRDKSYEGGLPLFQYA from the coding sequence ATGAAGTTCGACTATATAATCGGCAATCCTCCATATCAGATGGAGGACGGCGGAGCGGGAGCCAGCGCAACTCCCGTCTATAACAAGTTTATCGATGCTGTCAAAGAACTTGACCCCTCTGTACTGAGCTTGATCATTCCGGCCAAGTGGTATTCAGGCGGAAAGGGCCTAGATCAATTCCGTCAGGAAATGCTCAATGACTCGCATATTCGTCGCTTGGCCGACTACACCAATTCGCTCGACGTATTCCCCGACGCGGATATCGCAGGTGGAGTGTGCATTTTTGTACGCGATAAAAGCTATGAGGGGGGGCTGCCACTATTCCAATACGCATAA
- a CDS encoding nitrilase-related carbon-nitrogen hydrolase: MNGTQELKVAVAQFTVRREPEWNLDIIDGYAWQAADAGARLLVLPEGLIARDGDDDMFAAAHAQPLDGPFVTGLRRISEERRITLMGTVHAVPGAADAVPDKPASCATDSRVSNVFVVIRDGALIAIYRKLHLYDAFAARESDTVRPGTELPPIVEIDGWHVGVMTCYDVRFPEVARSLAVRGADVIIVSAAWVRGRLKERHWKLMTAARALENTCYVLACSEVSARNIGCSRVIDPLGEVIAQAGDGQGEAGGQAGMLIARLHREVLESARRTLPVLENRRFADPQLRD, encoded by the coding sequence ATGAATGGCACGCAAGAGCTGAAGGTCGCCGTAGCTCAGTTCACGGTTCGCCGGGAGCCGGAATGGAATCTTGACATTATCGACGGATATGCCTGGCAGGCCGCGGATGCCGGTGCTCGCTTGCTGGTGCTTCCGGAAGGGCTGATCGCGCGTGACGGCGATGATGACATGTTCGCGGCCGCACACGCGCAACCACTGGACGGGCCGTTCGTCACCGGCCTGAGACGGATCAGCGAAGAGCGTCGTATTACGTTGATGGGCACGGTTCATGCTGTGCCCGGCGCGGCTGATGCGGTGCCGGACAAGCCGGCGTCTTGCGCAACGGATTCCCGGGTCTCCAACGTTTTCGTCGTCATCCGTGACGGGGCTCTTATCGCGATCTATCGGAAGCTGCATCTCTATGATGCATTCGCCGCGCGGGAGTCCGATACGGTTCGTCCCGGTACCGAGCTGCCGCCAATCGTCGAGATCGACGGCTGGCATGTCGGCGTCATGACCTGCTATGACGTGAGATTTCCCGAAGTCGCGCGGTCGCTGGCCGTGCGCGGCGCCGATGTGATCATCGTCAGTGCGGCATGGGTGCGCGGGCGTTTGAAGGAGCGACATTGGAAGCTGATGACCGCCGCGCGTGCGCTGGAAAACACGTGCTACGTACTGGCATGCAGCGAGGTGAGCGCGCGCAACATCGGCTGCAGCCGTGTCATTGACCCGCTGGGCGAGGTCATCGCGCAGGCGGGTGACGGACAGGGCGAGGCGGGCGGACAGGCCGGAATGCTGATTGCCCGGCTGCACCGAGAAGTTCTCGAATCCGCGCGACGCACGCTGCCGGTTCTGGAGAACCGACGCTTCGCAGACCCGCAATTGCGGGATTGA
- a CDS encoding response regulator: MVGKQVVKESVGRAVTKVVPVVGGAISGVITYATFKPMGGRLADVLVRNLNGEFDETGMELRPEFKKANTADADTEVTIHAIEIDD; the protein is encoded by the coding sequence ATGGTCGGCAAACAGGTGGTGAAGGAGTCGGTTGGGAGGGCCGTTACTAAGGTTGTGCCAGTTGTCGGCGGCGCCATTTCCGGGGTGATAACCTATGCGACGTTCAAACCCATGGGTGGCCGATTGGCCGATGTGCTGGTACGCAATCTGAACGGTGAGTTCGATGAGACTGGCATGGAACTTCGCCCGGAATTCAAGAAAGCCAATACCGCAGATGCTGACACGGAAGTCACGATTCATGCGATCGAGATTGACGACTGA
- a CDS encoding transposase, giving the protein MREDRRSRYDDGFRREALALIKAGAGRDALARRLAMPAYTARNWIRLYRSNGEAAAADATTGRRRSPRRATTSRTA; this is encoded by the coding sequence ATGCGTGAGGATCGAAGGAGCCGTTACGACGACGGGTTCCGGCGCGAGGCGCTGGCACTCATCAAGGCCGGAGCCGGCAGGGACGCGCTCGCCAGACGGCTTGCCATGCCGGCGTATACCGCGAGAAACTGGATCAGGCTGTACAGATCCAACGGCGAGGCGGCGGCGGCAGACGCTACGACTGGGAGACGAAGGTCGCCGCGGCGCGCGACCACGTCGAGAACGGCATGA
- a CDS encoding ABC transporter ATP-binding protein, with amino-acid sequence MPTTDTADNEVLKLDNVEFRRNRRVIITDVNLIIHAGERWVLFGPNGIGKSTAVGMLATRTFPSDGRVFILGHQLGKYDVFKLRTRIGLASADLGRQFPEFEDPLDAVVTGLSAVTGRWRDTYTDEEYARARQLLRDFRVSYLEGKEMWRLSEGERTRVLIARALMGDPELLIMDEPTTGLDLGGREQVMRTLSRIGEEDSRRAVVLVTHRLEEIPAGFDHIAIMGRKPVSAEDATNDGIDAMGNPSAGTIVYTGPLEAGLTDERLSELFGMPIEVQHTHGRWSAFAV; translated from the coding sequence ATGCCCACGACCGACACCGCCGACAACGAAGTCCTCAAGCTCGACAACGTCGAATTCCGCCGCAACCGGCGCGTCATCATCACAGACGTGAACCTCATCATCCACGCGGGGGAGCGATGGGTGCTGTTCGGGCCGAACGGCATCGGCAAATCCACCGCGGTCGGCATGCTCGCCACGCGCACGTTCCCCTCGGACGGTCGCGTATTCATCCTCGGCCATCAGCTCGGCAAATACGACGTATTCAAACTGCGCACGCGCATCGGTCTGGCTTCGGCCGACCTCGGCCGGCAGTTTCCCGAATTCGAGGATCCGCTGGACGCCGTCGTCACGGGCCTGAGCGCCGTGACCGGACGGTGGCGCGACACCTATACTGACGAGGAGTATGCGCGGGCGCGACAGCTGCTGCGCGACTTCCGCGTCTCCTATCTCGAAGGCAAGGAGATGTGGCGGCTCTCCGAGGGCGAGCGCACCCGCGTGCTCATCGCCCGCGCGTTGATGGGCGACCCCGAACTGCTCATCATGGATGAGCCGACCACTGGCCTTGACCTGGGCGGCCGCGAGCAGGTGATGCGCACCCTGAGCCGTATCGGCGAAGAGGATTCGCGGCGTGCCGTGGTGCTGGTCACCCATCGACTTGAGGAGATTCCCGCGGGCTTCGACCACATCGCCATCATGGGACGCAAGCCGGTCTCCGCCGAGGACGCCACCAACGACGGCATTGACGCGATGGGCAACCCGTCCGCCGGCACCATCGTCTACACCGGTCCACTGGAGGCCGGCCTGACCGACGAGCGACTGTCGGAACTGTTCGGCATGCCGATTGAGGTGCAACACACGCACGGGCGCTGGTCGGCGTTCGCGGTGTGA
- the bsh gene encoding choloylglycine hydrolase: MCTGVRFSDDEGNMYFGRNLDWSFSYGETILVTPRGYQYDYVYGAEGKSEPNAVIGVGVVMVDRPMYFDCANEHGLAIAGLNFPGYASFAHEPVEGTENVATFEFPLWVTRNFDTVDEVEEALKNVTLVSQVVPGQQESLLHWFIGDGTRSIVVEQMADGMHVHHDDVDVLTNQPTFDFHMENLRNYMCVSNEMAEPTTWGKAELSAWGAGVSMHGIPGDVSSPSRFVRVAYTNTHYPQQNNEAANVSRLFHTLVSVQMVDGMSKMGNGQFERTLFTSGYSGKTNTYYMNTYEDPAIRSFAMSDFDMDSSELITAD, encoded by the coding sequence ATGTGCACTGGTGTTCGTTTTTCCGATGATGAGGGAAACATGTATTTCGGCCGTAATCTCGACTGGAGCTTCTCCTACGGCGAGACCATTCTGGTCACTCCGCGAGGCTACCAGTACGACTATGTGTATGGGGCCGAAGGTAAAAGCGAACCGAATGCGGTGATCGGCGTGGGCGTGGTCATGGTCGACCGCCCCATGTATTTCGACTGCGCCAACGAGCATGGTCTGGCCATTGCCGGACTGAACTTCCCTGGGTACGCCTCCTTTGCGCACGAGCCGGTCGAAGGAACCGAAAACGTCGCCACTTTCGAATTCCCACTGTGGGTAACGCGCAATTTCGATACTGTCGACGAAGTCGAAGAGGCGTTGAAGAACGTGACGCTCGTTTCGCAGGTCGTGCCCGGCCAGCAGGAATCCCTGCTGCACTGGTTCATTGGTGACGGCACCCGCAGCATCGTCGTCGAGCAGATGGCTGACGGCATGCACGTTCATCATGACGATGTGGACGTGCTTACCAACCAGCCGACCTTCGACTTTCATATGGAAAACCTGCGCAACTACATGTGTGTGAGCAACGAGATGGCGGAGCCGACCACTTGGGGCAAGGCGGAACTGAGCGCATGGGGTGCCGGTGTGAGCATGCACGGCATTCCCGGTGACGTGAGTTCGCCGTCGCGTTTCGTACGCGTCGCCTACACCAACACGCACTATCCGCAGCAGAACAACGAGGCTGCTAATGTGTCTCGTCTGTTCCACACGCTGGTTTCCGTGCAAATGGTTGACGGCATGTCCAAGATGGGCAACGGCCAGTTCGAGCGCACGCTGTTCACCAGTGGCTATTCCGGGAAAACCAACACGTATTACATGAACACGTATGAGGATCCGGCGATCCGCTCGTTTGCCATGTCCGACTTCGACATGGATTCGAGCGAGCTGATCACCGCCGATTGA
- a CDS encoding ISL3 family transposase: MGPAPRVECRVHGVVVSRVPWAEPGIRFTRDFEMECTWLMTVANRKTVSGFLHVAWRTAGDIAGRVAGRLESGMPCMFDGLTAIGVDETSHRKGHTYITVVVDHERKRVIWAHDGYGKQVLDLFFEELTPEQRASIRIVTGDGARWIDSSVAGYCPNAERVPDSFHIVSWMTDCLDRVRKRLWNQARRAKDKTAAEAMKGLKYAVLRNPGDLAERQSTALATLAGVDPKGQLYRSWQLKELLRTLLHQPAGQAEGGGKLKRWINWASHSRIPEIVELCRKIRRRRDDILRTIRPDHSNARLEAFNNRIKVTIRMAYGFHHVDNLIAMIKLRCSGLPIRLPVPVL; this comes from the coding sequence GTGGGTCCGGCTCCGCGTGTGGAATGCCGTGTGCATGGCGTGGTGGTGTCGCGGGTTCCGTGGGCGGAGCCGGGCATCCGGTTCACGCGCGACTTCGAGATGGAATGCACGTGGCTGATGACGGTCGCCAACAGGAAGACCGTGAGCGGTTTCCTGCATGTCGCGTGGAGGACCGCGGGCGACATCGCCGGACGGGTCGCCGGCCGGCTGGAATCCGGCATGCCATGCATGTTCGACGGGCTCACGGCGATCGGCGTGGACGAGACTAGCCACAGGAAGGGCCACACGTACATCACCGTCGTCGTCGACCACGAACGCAAGCGGGTGATTTGGGCGCACGACGGATACGGCAAACAGGTCCTCGACCTGTTCTTCGAAGAATTGACGCCGGAGCAGCGCGCCTCCATCAGGATCGTCACCGGCGACGGCGCCAGGTGGATCGACTCGTCCGTCGCCGGATACTGCCCGAACGCGGAGCGCGTGCCCGACTCATTCCACATCGTCTCCTGGATGACCGACTGCCTGGACCGGGTCAGGAAACGGTTGTGGAACCAGGCCAGGCGAGCGAAGGATAAGACGGCCGCGGAGGCGATGAAGGGCCTGAAATACGCCGTGCTCAGAAACCCCGGCGACTTGGCCGAGCGCCAATCCACGGCCCTCGCCACGCTCGCCGGCGTGGATCCCAAGGGCCAGCTCTACCGCTCCTGGCAGCTCAAGGAACTCCTGCGCACGCTCCTGCACCAGCCCGCCGGCCAAGCCGAGGGGGGGGGGAAACTCAAACGATGGATCAACTGGGCCAGCCACTCGCGCATCCCCGAGATCGTCGAACTATGCAGGAAGATCCGCAGGCGCCGGGACGACATCCTCAGAACCATCCGACCCGACCACTCCAACGCGCGACTGGAGGCGTTCAACAACAGGATCAAGGTCACCATACGCATGGCCTACGGCTTCCACCACGTCGACAACCTCATCGCCATGATCAAACTCAGATGCTCCGGCCTACCCATCCGATTGCCGGTCCCCGTCCTCTAA
- a CDS encoding DEAD/DEAH box helicase family protein, which produces MSVSDITGKVKSTQPALPQIYAYTTPEIRRHDGWTKIGYTEQDVNVRIAQQTHTADVIAKLEWHGNATYEDTGEVFHDTDFHTYLRNLGINDQPGTEWFEINPPNAKGRFHEFRENHGILDGLGASDYELRAEQEAAISKTLDYFQLHEQGEFLWNAKPRFGKTLAAYDLCKRLPTPGKDGKAKRILVVTNRPAIANSWYDDYVKFVGTDSGWRFISSVDALAGKPYCISHDEYLHLAGKGKLPSSIEFISLQDLKGSIEFGGHYDKLKYVAEYEYDLLVIDEAHEGVDTYKTDVAFDHIKRRNTLHLSGTPFKAIANDKFPENAIYNWTYADEQQAKRDWNDPELRNPYENLPKLNMFTYQMSDIIENEVAKGMQIDGEQTEYAFDLNEFFETKDGRFVHYDDVKRFLDALTTQKKYPFSTPESRDELRHTFWMLNRVDSARALAKMLRQHEVFKDYEIILAAGDGKIDDDEENEKSFDKVRNAIAKAEKGGEGVKTKTITLSVGQLTTGVTVPEWTGVLMLSNMKSPALYVQAAFRAQNPCLFNRNGKYQRKENAYVFDFDPARSLTVFEEYANDLYSGTTCGGGDTDSRKQNVRRLLNFFPVIGEDEDGEMVDLDAEQVLSIPRKIHSREVVRRGFMCDFLFQNISNIFHAPAEVIETLQQLEPYKAPREDLGVKAGTADELNLDENGEVSIPNEQVIGKSKDLFGDKVYGNINNELNSVIDSIVSEKPENPEEDFLADLQKAVGVSVAEPLVEAAKQNYGSDMKASQQKKVERKIKADVNNRINREYGDYNIEKNRIERDRAQALENAGSQAEEEQINQAHDEQIEAARLNLIDNLKQSRSEIVQSAGETVVREIETAKKEAQKNSIEDGIRDHLRGFSRTIPSFLMAYGDENTTLESFDSIIPDYVFKDVTSITVDQFRLLRDGGDVTDHETGEKEHFDGHLFDSVVFNDSIVEFIHLRSRLADYFDESHKEDIFDYVPPQKTNQIFTPRKVVVKMIDMLEQENPGCFDDPTHTFADLYMKSGMYITEIIKRLYNSKAMRRYFPDDHIRLAHILEHQVYGIAPTEIIYQIATHYILGYDNELGKGLHTHFAMADSAQLAKEGKLAEFVDKAFEE; this is translated from the coding sequence ATGAGCGTTTCCGATATCACAGGCAAGGTCAAGAGCACTCAACCGGCACTCCCCCAGATTTATGCATACACTACTCCGGAAATCCGCCGTCATGACGGCTGGACGAAAATCGGTTATACCGAGCAGGACGTAAACGTCCGTATCGCGCAACAAACTCATACGGCAGATGTCATCGCGAAACTCGAATGGCATGGCAATGCCACTTATGAGGACACTGGCGAAGTGTTTCATGACACTGATTTCCATACCTATTTGCGCAATCTCGGCATCAATGATCAGCCCGGCACCGAATGGTTCGAGATTAATCCTCCGAACGCCAAGGGCAGGTTCCATGAGTTTCGCGAGAATCATGGAATTCTTGACGGTCTCGGAGCCTCCGATTATGAACTGCGAGCCGAGCAGGAAGCTGCGATCAGCAAGACCCTGGACTATTTCCAGTTGCACGAGCAAGGCGAGTTCCTATGGAACGCGAAGCCGCGTTTCGGCAAGACTCTTGCCGCCTATGACCTTTGCAAGCGCCTTCCCACGCCAGGAAAGGACGGCAAGGCGAAACGCATTCTCGTTGTGACGAATCGTCCCGCGATTGCGAATTCCTGGTATGACGACTATGTCAAGTTCGTCGGCACCGATTCCGGCTGGCGGTTCATCAGCAGTGTGGACGCTTTGGCTGGCAAGCCATATTGCATCAGCCACGATGAATACCTGCATCTTGCAGGCAAGGGCAAGCTTCCGAGCTCCATCGAGTTCATCAGTCTGCAGGATCTGAAGGGCTCCATCGAGTTCGGCGGCCATTACGACAAGCTAAAGTATGTGGCGGAATACGAATATGACCTGCTCGTCATCGATGAAGCTCACGAAGGCGTGGACACGTACAAGACGGACGTGGCGTTCGATCATATCAAGCGCAGGAACACACTGCACCTGTCGGGAACGCCATTCAAGGCCATCGCGAACGACAAGTTCCCTGAAAACGCGATCTACAACTGGACATATGCGGACGAGCAGCAGGCCAAAAGGGACTGGAACGATCCGGAACTACGCAACCCATACGAGAACCTGCCGAAACTCAACATGTTCACGTATCAAATGTCCGACATCATCGAGAACGAAGTGGCGAAGGGCATGCAGATCGATGGTGAGCAGACCGAGTACGCATTCGATCTGAACGAATTCTTCGAGACAAAGGATGGGCGATTCGTTCACTATGACGATGTGAAGCGTTTCCTCGACGCTCTGACCACACAGAAGAAATACCCGTTCTCCACGCCAGAGTCGCGTGACGAGCTGCGCCACACGTTCTGGATGCTCAACCGCGTAGATTCTGCCCGAGCCCTTGCAAAAATGCTCCGACAGCATGAAGTGTTCAAGGACTATGAGATCATCCTTGCGGCCGGGGATGGCAAAATCGATGACGACGAGGAGAACGAGAAATCGTTCGACAAGGTCCGCAACGCCATAGCCAAAGCGGAGAAGGGCGGAGAAGGTGTCAAGACGAAGACCATCACTTTGTCGGTCGGTCAGCTGACCACAGGCGTGACGGTTCCCGAATGGACAGGCGTGCTCATGCTATCAAACATGAAGAGCCCGGCGCTGTACGTGCAAGCCGCGTTCCGCGCGCAGAACCCCTGCCTATTCAACAGGAACGGCAAATACCAGCGTAAGGAAAACGCGTACGTGTTCGATTTTGACCCGGCACGTTCGCTGACTGTGTTCGAGGAATACGCGAACGACCTGTATTCCGGCACCACATGTGGAGGCGGCGATACCGACTCACGCAAACAGAACGTGCGTCGGCTGTTGAACTTCTTCCCCGTAATCGGCGAAGACGAAGACGGCGAAATGGTGGATCTGGATGCCGAACAGGTGCTCTCCATCCCACGCAAGATCCACTCGCGCGAGGTTGTGCGCCGCGGCTTCATGTGTGATTTCCTGTTCCAGAACATCAGCAACATCTTCCATGCTCCGGCCGAAGTGATTGAGACCCTGCAGCAGCTGGAACCGTACAAGGCTCCGAGAGAAGACCTCGGAGTCAAGGCAGGAACCGCCGATGAACTCAATCTCGATGAGAACGGCGAAGTGTCCATTCCGAATGAGCAGGTCATCGGCAAGTCCAAGGATCTGTTCGGGGACAAAGTGTATGGCAATATCAACAACGAACTTAATTCCGTGATCGACTCCATTGTCTCCGAGAAACCGGAGAATCCCGAAGAGGATTTCCTTGCCGATCTCCAGAAAGCTGTTGGCGTCAGCGTCGCCGAACCGTTGGTCGAAGCCGCCAAGCAGAACTACGGCTCCGATATGAAGGCTTCCCAACAGAAGAAGGTCGAACGTAAGATCAAGGCCGATGTGAATAACCGCATCAACCGCGAGTACGGCGACTACAACATTGAGAAGAACCGTATCGAACGTGACCGTGCGCAAGCACTCGAAAATGCCGGGAGCCAAGCTGAGGAAGAGCAAATCAATCAGGCACATGACGAACAGATTGAAGCCGCTCGTCTGAATCTTATTGATAATCTTAAGCAGTCTCGCAGCGAAATAGTTCAATCCGCCGGCGAAACCGTGGTGCGTGAGATCGAGACCGCGAAGAAGGAAGCTCAGAAAAACAGCATCGAAGACGGCATCCGCGACCATCTGCGTGGTTTCTCCCGCACGATTCCTTCGTTCCTGATGGCCTACGGAGATGAGAACACCACCCTTGAATCGTTCGACAGCATCATCCCGGACTACGTGTTCAAGGATGTCACCAGCATCACCGTAGATCAGTTCAGGCTCCTGCGCGACGGCGGAGATGTGACGGACCATGAAACCGGAGAAAAGGAGCATTTCGACGGTCACCTGTTCGACTCTGTTGTCTTCAACGATTCGATTGTGGAGTTCATTCATCTGCGCAGCAGACTCGCCGACTATTTCGATGAGTCCCACAAGGAAGACATCTTCGACTATGTGCCGCCCCAGAAGACCAACCAGATTTTCACCCCGCGCAAAGTCGTGGTGAAGATGATCGACATGCTCGAGCAGGAGAACCCCGGCTGCTTCGACGATCCGACGCACACGTTCGCCGACCTGTACATGAAATCGGGCATGTATATCACCGAAATCATCAAGCGCCTGTACAACAGCAAGGCAATGCGCCGCTACTTCCCGGATGACCATATCCGTCTGGCGCATATCCTCGAACACCAGGTGTATGGCATCGCGCCTACCGAGATTATCTATCAAATCGCGACCCACTACATCCTCGGATATGACAACGAATTGGGTAAGGGGCTGCACACGCACTTCGCAATGGCTGACTCCGCCCAGCTCGCGAAAGAAGGCAAACTTGCTGAGTTCGTGGACAAAGCGTTTGAAGAATAG
- a CDS encoding Abi family protein: MKNLGYYHGYKGYRFAGIAKNRLHLQSFEQISSLNSFDMALKSLIYPRIIAVETALKNYTLEEVLQDAESPFLALVLFSWVSSRR; this comes from the coding sequence TTGAAAAACCTGGGGTATTACCACGGCTATAAGGGGTACCGATTCGCTGGCATTGCAAAGAATCGTCTTCACTTGCAGTCCTTCGAGCAAATTTCATCATTGAATTCTTTTGATATGGCGTTGAAATCTTTAATTTACCCTCGGATCATCGCCGTGGAAACCGCTTTGAAGAATTACACATTGGAAGAAGTTCTTCAAGATGCAGAGTCACCATTTCTGGCTCTTGTGTTGTTTTCGTGGGTGTCGTCTCGTCGTTGA
- the glgA gene encoding glycogen synthase, giving the protein MKVDILTREYPPYVYGGAGVHAEELSKVLAERVDVTVRAFDGPRTEADVPAIPGDGSAKGSLKVVGYGTPSELADANPALKTFGVDLQIANDVDADIAHAHTWYACLAGYLAKMLHGTPLVITAHSLEPFRPWKREQLGGGYNLSSWAEKDAYEHADRVIAVSGGMREDILAAYPNLDPDKVVVVHNGITMSDFATPADDDPGWAVFDRYHIDRSKPTLLFVGRITRQKGLPYLLKALHLISKDIQVVLCAGAPDTPEIAEEVKTAFAKLDEERGNIIWIEEMLPRPELNALEHGCDAFICPSIYEPLGIVNLEAMACGLPVVASATGGIPEVVVDGETGYLVPIDQLRDGTGTPTDPDKFVHDMAAAIDKIMADPELAKKMGQAGYERARDHFSWESIADKTVAVYQSVLDEQNK; this is encoded by the coding sequence GTGAAAGTTGATATCCTCACCCGCGAATACCCGCCGTATGTCTATGGTGGCGCAGGCGTGCACGCGGAAGAGCTCTCGAAGGTGCTGGCCGAGCGGGTCGACGTGACCGTCCGTGCGTTCGACGGACCGCGCACCGAAGCCGATGTACCCGCCATCCCCGGAGATGGCTCGGCGAAGGGCAGCCTGAAGGTCGTGGGCTATGGAACGCCCTCTGAGCTGGCCGACGCGAATCCGGCGCTGAAGACCTTCGGCGTTGATCTGCAGATAGCCAACGACGTCGACGCCGACATCGCCCACGCGCACACCTGGTATGCGTGCCTGGCCGGATACCTCGCCAAGATGCTGCACGGTACGCCGCTGGTCATCACTGCACATTCGCTGGAGCCGTTCCGCCCGTGGAAGCGCGAGCAGCTCGGCGGCGGTTATAATCTGAGCTCCTGGGCCGAAAAGGACGCCTATGAGCACGCCGACCGCGTCATCGCCGTCTCCGGCGGCATGCGCGAGGACATCCTCGCCGCGTACCCGAACCTCGACCCCGACAAGGTCGTCGTGGTGCATAACGGCATCACCATGAGCGACTTCGCCACGCCGGCCGACGACGACCCGGGCTGGGCTGTGTTCGACCGTTACCACATCGACCGCAGCAAGCCTACGCTGCTGTTCGTCGGCCGCATCACCCGTCAGAAGGGCCTGCCATACCTGCTCAAGGCGCTGCACCTGATCTCCAAGGACATTCAGGTGGTGCTGTGCGCCGGCGCCCCGGACACCCCGGAGATCGCCGAGGAGGTCAAGACCGCGTTCGCCAAGCTCGACGAGGAACGTGGCAACATCATCTGGATCGAGGAGATGCTGCCTCGTCCGGAGCTCAACGCGCTGGAGCATGGCTGTGACGCGTTCATCTGCCCGAGCATCTATGAGCCGCTGGGCATCGTGAATCTGGAAGCCATGGCCTGTGGCCTGCCCGTAGTCGCCTCCGCCACCGGCGGCATTCCCGAGGTCGTCGTCGACGGCGAGACCGGCTATCTGGTGCCGATCGACCAGCTGCGCGACGGTACCGGCACGCCCACCGATCCCGACAAGTTCGTGCATGACATGGCAGCCGCCATCGACAAGATCATGGCCGACCCCGAACTCGCCAAGAAGATGGGCCAGGCGGGCTACGAGCGCGCCCGCGACCATTTCAGCTGGGAGTCCATCGCCGACAAGACCGTGGCCGTCTACCAGTCCGTCCTCGACGAGCAGAACAAGTAA
- a CDS encoding transposase — MKNIFKRLLNVKGMVVEDVSIDDSPLRDAPVLVARVRCRKAALRCSRCGRKCPKYDDGGGERR, encoded by the coding sequence ATGAAGAACATATTCAAACGTTTGCTCAACGTCAAGGGCATGGTCGTCGAGGACGTGTCCATCGACGATTCCCCGCTGCGCGACGCTCCGGTCCTGGTGGCGCGCGTCAGGTGCAGGAAGGCCGCGTTGCGTTGCTCGCGCTGCGGGCGCAAATGCCCGAAATACGACGACGGGGGCGGCGAAAGGCGTTAG